GGtggcaattgttggtgttgttgttgttgttgtggtgccaCCGGTTGCAGTGCCGGTGCAGGTGCAGGTGGCATCTGTGCCACTGGCTGTTGACTTGGCTCACGATTCAATAGCGCTATATTGCTGGCCTTCATTCGGGCTATTGAGGTGACCATGCCGCCGCCCACAGCCGATAGGCACGGTGACATACAAGGTGTTGAGCATGATGAATTGCTGATTTCACACTGGTCAAGTAGGCGGAGAAGCTCGTTGGTGTCGGGTCCGCCAGAGGTTTTCTGCTGCGGCTCATCCTTGTTGAGCAATGCCAGTGCTGTTGTCAGATCCCACATTTGTATGGCGCCATTGCAATGTCCTGTCAGTATAAATCTCGAGCCCATCCTGGAGGACACTTCACATTCGTGCACACAGAATGCCGAGATGGTCGAACCATCCACGGAGCGCACCACACAAACGCGATCACCGTTGGAAGCTAGACGCACATAAAGCTGATTCGTCTCGGGCACAACTTTCTGCACAAATATCATGTCATCGTAGTCGCCATAGGGTCCGAAATCATTGCCTGCCGCATAGCTATAGTTGCTGTCCGTGGCCTCCAAGGAGACAATCTTGAAGGATGCCTCCGGCGTGGAGCCTGGCTGTGTGGAGAGCATGCCACGGAAGCGGGTCAAGCTCCAGGTTCTCACATGATGATACTCGCTGCAGACGGACACCAAGTACTTCTCGGAGAGCATGACCTGAaagtaattcaattaaattattaattctaGTTTAAATAAGGAGTAAAGAATGCTACCCCACCTTGGTTATGGGACTCTGGTGCACAAAGAATGTCTCGAAGAGATGTGGTCCATGTCCAGCTGTCTCCGGATGCTGCACAATAATTCGCACAGCTCCCGATTTGGTACCATAGGCAATTTCGATCCAATTGCCGCTTATACTTGATGTTTTGGGCGTCAGATAGACAGATATGGCTGTAATGGGATCCATGTTGACATCCTTGTACAGTTCGGTGACCAACAAATCGTTATCCTTCATGCGCAGGGGAAACTTTTGCATATCAATGTAGTAAATGGAACCGTTGTTGCATCCAAGCAGCAGAAAGGATCCCGCTGAATCGAAGGATAAAACCGGCACCAGATCTTGGATTTGCCAGTGTTGTGTCATCGCATGCCAGACACCAATTTTGCCGGATGAGGACAACGCCACCAACTGGCTGCCAATGAAGAACAGATACTCGACACGCACATTGAGATTAAAGGTGCCAATATCCGTCTTGTTGCCACCTTCCTGGATGCTCCACAATCGTATCTGACTGCCGTAGGATATCGCAATCATCTTGCTGGGCATCGGTTCAGCCGTGGATGTGTTCACCTTGGAATTGATGGCAATGCGTTCGATGGCCGCATCAATGTGCGGTGATGTGAACACCTGCTGCCAACCATTTGAGTCCTTGACCCGATAGCAGGTCACAAAGTGGGCATAGGCCACGGCAATCCAATTCTGATGAGCTTTGATGATCTGCACCCGCAACGGAGGCGTCCAATTCGAACTCTGTGTGGGACTGAACACCAAACCCACCTCATTTCGGATCACCTTATTCAGATCCGCGGAGGAATTGCGCGAGTGTCGCATAAAGTCAAGGGATGCATTCCGGGAATGTCCTCCTGTCGCGTTCCAAGCAGCT
The genomic region above belongs to Drosophila innubila isolate TH190305 chromosome 3R unlocalized genomic scaffold, UK_Dinn_1.0 2_E_3R, whole genome shotgun sequence and contains:
- the LOC117789906 gene encoding BTB/POZ domain-containing protein KCTD3, whose translation is MSYFMHSASGDLVNLNVGGQRFSTSRQTLTWIPDTFFTALLSGRISSLRDEHNAIFIDRDPTLFSIILNYLRTKDIDIKNCEIRALRHEAEYYGVTPLTKRLALCEDLNHSSCGDVIFYGFLAAPAMPPNDALQATIEVNSQMEPSTSGGAGARPGSMVRVPETSSASSRHSSTHSRNSSWDLRCGRAANGASSSNAAPVAPPAAWNATGGHSRNASLDFMRHSRNSSADLNKVIRNEVGLVFSPTQSSNWTPPLRVQIIKAHQNWIAVAYAHFVTCYRVKDSNGWQQVFTSPHIDAAIERIAINSKVNTSTAEPMPSKMIAISYGSQIRLWSIQEGGNKTDIGTFNLNVRVEYLFFIGSQLVALSSSGKIGVWHAMTQHWQIQDLVPVLSFDSAGSFLLLGCNNGSIYYIDMQKFPLRMKDNDLLVTELYKDVNMDPITAISVYLTPKTSSISGNWIEIAYGTKSGAVRIIVQHPETAGHGPHLFETFFVHQSPITKVMLSEKYLVSVCSEYHHVRTWSLTRFRGMLSTQPGSTPEASFKIVSLEATDSNYSYAAGNDFGPYGDYDDMIFVQKVVPETNQLYVRLASNGDRVCVVRSVDGSTISAFCVHECEVSSRMGSRFILTGHCNGAIQMWDLTTALALLNKDEPQQKTSGGPDTNELLRLLDQCEISNSSCSTPCMSPCLSAVGGGMVTSIARMKASNIALLNREPSQQPVAQMPPAPAPALQPVAPQQQQQHQQLPPPVAAVMVAAAAGGAGGGAGAAVVQPGDGNANNE